The DNA window TACGAGTTTATTGCGGCTTATCCCGAAGGCGATCTGACCGTTAACGCCTATTATTGGCTGGGCGAGTTGTATCTGGCGGAGTCCGAGCCTGACCAGGCGAGACAGGCCTTCACTATTGTCACGGCCCGGTTCCCTGAACACCGCAAGGCCGCAGATGCGTTGTACAAGCTAGGTATTGCCCAGCAGAGCCTGAGTCAGAATGCTGAAGCACGTGAAACCATGCGGTCGGTGCAACAGCGCTATCCCGGCAGTAACGCGGCTGAGCTGGCGAATGAGTTTTTGCGGAAGAACCCGGGCTGATCTTCAGTCAGGCTTAAAGGGCAGAGCAGGGCTGTCGTCGGGAGACCCTGAAAGGGCAATAAAACGCTTGCGAAGCTGGCAAAAATCCGTACCATATGCGCCTCGATCGGGTCGTTAGCTCAGTTGGTAGAGCAGTTGGCTTTTAACCAATTGGTCGCAAGTTCGAATCTTGCACGACCCACCATTTTTGCCATCGGTGTGTTTTCGGCATCGAGGGCTCGCTTCAGGCGGGTCGTTAGCTCAGTTGGTAGAGCAGTTGGCTTTTAACCAATTGGTCGCAAGTTCGAATCTTGCACGACCCACCATCCTATAGAGAGAGCTTGACTGTTCAAGCTCTCTTTTTTTTGGCCGATTTCCGGCTTTTCTGTTCGGAATGGCGTGTCACTATTTCTCAGAGGCTGCACGGGCAATGGTGTCAGGCTGCACAAATGCCGTGCCCAGGGGTTAGAATCGGTTTGCGGAACCCCATATTAAGTTACTGACATGTTGTCGAACCGAGGTTGCGGACGCGATTATGACAGAGAGACAAGACCGAATCCTGGTGCAGGAATTTTTCGCCCGCGAACACGAGGCCCGGGCGGTGGGCGGTGCCGACACACAGTTACTCAGGCAGCGGATCAAAGCGTTGCTGAAGGAGCGGGACGCCGCGCTGGTTGCGCACTACTATACCGACCCTGAGCTGCAGTCGCTGGCTGAAGAAACGGGCGGCTGCGTATCGGATTCGCTGGAAATGGCCCGCTTCGGCAGTTTGCATGCTGCCTCTACTCTGGTTGTGTGCGGCGTGAAGTTCATGGGTGAAACTGCAAAGATTCTGAACCCAGAAAAGACGGTGCTCATGCCCACTCTGGAGGCAACCTGTTCTTTGGATATCGGCTGCCCAGACGATGAGTTCACTGCCTTCTGTGATGCCCACCCGGACCGCACGGTGGTCGTTTATGCCAATACCTCAGCGGCGGTAAAAGCGCGTGCCGACTGGGTGGTAACCTCCAGCTGCGCACAGGAAATCGTCAGCTATCTCGACAGCCGGGGCGAAAAAATCCTTTGGGCTCCCGATCGCCACCTTGGCCAGTATATCCAGTCCGCAACCGGCGCAGATATGCTTCTTTGGGACGGCAGCTGTATTGTCCATGAAGAGTTCAAGGCCCAGGCGCTTGATGACCTTAAAGCCCTCTATCCGGACGCGGCGGTGCTGGTACATCCGGAGTCACCCGCGGCGGTTGTTGAGCTGGCGGACGTGGTGGGGTCGACCTCTCGCCTGATCCAGGCTGCAACCGAACTGCCAAACCAGCGATTCATCGTGGCGACCGATAGCGGTATCTTCTACAAAATGAAGCAGAGTGCGCCCAACAAAATTTTTATAGAAGCACCGACCGCAGGTCGCGGCGCTACCTGCAGGAGCTGTGCCCAGTGCCCCTGGATGGGAATGAATGGACTTGAGAATCTTCTTGCTGTACTGGAGAGAGGGCATCAGGAGATTGAAGTTGATCCCGGGGTCAGAAAAAGGGCGCTGGTGCCACTCGGACGTATGCTGGACTTTACCCGGAATCATCAAGCCAGAGCGGTCGGTAATGGTTGAAGCGGCGGCTTTACCGTTCCCCGGATTGGTCGATGCGCGCTAGCACTTCCTGCAATCGGTTGCGAAGTGCTTCCTGAACCTGAAGATTGCCCTGGGCTCGATTAATGGCCTCGCGCAGATGCATCTCAGCCCTTTCAGGGTTGCTCATCAAGAGCTCATATTCTGCCCGGGCACGATGAACTTCCACGATGTTGCGCGACTCGACCTGAGCGTCTGCTAGGCGTTGCCAGATCTGACTGTTTTGAGGGTCGTTGCGGGTCAGTTTCTCGTAGAGTCTAGCCGCTGCCTCCGGACGGTTCTGGGCCATGCGAACCTCAGCCAGCTTACTT is part of the Hydrocarboniclastica marina genome and encodes:
- the nadA gene encoding quinolinate synthase NadA gives rise to the protein MTERQDRILVQEFFAREHEARAVGGADTQLLRQRIKALLKERDAALVAHYYTDPELQSLAEETGGCVSDSLEMARFGSLHAASTLVVCGVKFMGETAKILNPEKTVLMPTLEATCSLDIGCPDDEFTAFCDAHPDRTVVVYANTSAAVKARADWVVTSSCAQEIVSYLDSRGEKILWAPDRHLGQYIQSATGADMLLWDGSCIVHEEFKAQALDDLKALYPDAAVLVHPESPAAVVELADVVGSTSRLIQAATELPNQRFIVATDSGIFYKMKQSAPNKIFIEAPTAGRGATCRSCAQCPWMGMNGLENLLAVLERGHQEIEVDPGVRKRALVPLGRMLDFTRNHQARAVGNG